The genomic stretch AAAATATTCTGGATTGGTCTTGGTTTCGGGCTGATTGCCGTGTTTACGCCATGCGTATTTCCGTTGATTCCCGTTACGGTAAGTTTCTTTTTGAAACGCAGCAAAAGCCGCAGCGAAGGTATTCGCAACGCAGTTACTTATTCGCTTTCCATTATCTTGATTTATACTGTTCCTACTTTTGTCCTTACAAAAATTTTCGGCGACAGCATCATGTACACTATTGCGACGAGCGCGGTTTCCAATCTTTTATTCTTCGCAATTTTTGTCATTTTCGCCATCTCTTTTTTCGGTGCGTTTGAACTGACTTTGCCAAGCAGTTGGGCAACCAAAGCCGATTCAAAAGCATCCAAAGGCGGCATCATCGGCATTTTCTTTATGGCGCTCACTTTGGTTATTGTTTCGTTTTCCTGCACAGGTCCGTTCATCGGAAGTTTGCTGCCACAGGTAAGTTCGGCAAATGCACAAGCCGGATTATCAGCCGTAATGGGAATTTTAGGTTTGAGCGTTGGTTTGGCAATCCCGTTTTCTCTGTTTGCCTTCTTCCCGTCGTTACTGCACGCGCTGCCAAAGAGCGGCGGTTGGCTCAACAGCGTGAAAGTTGTTTTCGGTTTTGTAGAGTTGGCAATGGCAATGAAATTCTTGTCGAGCGTAGATTTGATTTACGGCTGGCATTTGCTCAACAGAGATGTTTTCTTATCAATATGGATTGTATTATCTCTGCTTACAGGAATTTATTTATTGGGTAAAATAAAATTCTCACACGATAGCGATTTGAAATTTGTAAGTATTCCGAGATTGTTTTTTGCCATCGCATTTTTCACGTTCGGCGTGTATTTGATTCCGGGATTGTGGGGCGCACCGCTGAAATCTTTAAGCGGAATATTACCGCCCGAAAGCACACAGGATTTTAACCTGAACGATTTGCAATATAAAATAGGAAGTGCTTCAAACGCAGCCACAGCAAGCGTTTCGACTGCGAAAGCCGAACCGCCGAAATTTCTTGCAGACAAAATAAAAGCGCCATTAGGATTGACAACATATTTCGATTTGGACGAAGGAATGGCTGCCGCAAAAGCATTGAACAAACCTGTAATGCTTGATTTTACAGGATATTCCTGCACCAACTGCCGCAAAATGGAAGGCGAAGTTTGGAGCAATCCCGATGTATTAAAAAGACTGAAAAACGATTTTGTCATTATTAGTTTATATACCGATGAACAAACGAGTTTGCAGCCGAGCCAGGTTTACAAAGACAAAAACGGAAGAACTATTGCAACCGTTGGCGATAAATATTTGGATTATGAAAAAACAAAGTTCGGTTTGATTTCTCAGCCTTTGTATATGTTTCTTGATTTGAAAGGAAATCCTTTGAGCGATGAAAAATACAGCTACGACCCGGATATTCAAAAGTTCATTAATCATTTGGATGAAGTGAAGAAGAAGTTTGAAGAGGGAAATAAATAAGAAATTTGTTCATTATAAAATTCTAAATACGCATAAATCAATTTTATGCGTATTTTTGTTTTACAAACAACAAAAAAATGAAAACACGACTCAATATTACCATAGAAGAAAATTTGTTGGAAAAAGTAAAAGTTTTTGCCATTAAAAAACAGACAAGCATTTCGCAGATGATAGAAAATTATCTTGATTCGCTTGTCAATTCAACCAACAAGGAAAAAAATATTCTGGATATAATTGACAAATTAAATCCAGACCAAAACCTTGTTGCAGACAGCTACAAGAAACAAAATTTTTACGAACAGCAACACGAAAAATATGGCTTCTAAAATTTTTATAGATGCAAACGTGCTACTCGATTTCACACTGAAAAGAGATAATTATCCTGTAACACGCCAACTTTTTTCACACATCGTTGCAGGCAAAGTTGCCGCATTTGTAACGCCGTCTGTTATTCATATTACCGCTTATTGGCTTGTCAAAGCTTACGGAAATTCCAAAACCAAAGAAATTTTGCTTGGGCTTTTGGCACATATCAAAGTTATAGATACTTCGCACGAAATTGTTCTGAATGCAATCAGTTCCCGCATGACAGACATTGAAGATGCTTTACAATATTATACCGCGCTTCATTTTCAAACAGATTATTTCATCAGCGAAGACAAGAAATTAAAAAAATCGGCGATTGCATCGCTGCCTGTTTTCACGGTAAAAGAGTTTCTCGCCCTGCTTTAATCTTTTTATTTTCAAA from Arachidicoccus sp. BS20 encodes the following:
- a CDS encoding type II toxin-antitoxin system VapC family toxin codes for the protein MASKIFIDANVLLDFTLKRDNYPVTRQLFSHIVAGKVAAFVTPSVIHITAYWLVKAYGNSKTKEILLGLLAHIKVIDTSHEIVLNAISSRMTDIEDALQYYTALHFQTDYFISEDKKLKKSAIASLPVFTVKEFLALL
- a CDS encoding DUF6364 family protein codes for the protein MKTRLNITIEENLLEKVKVFAIKKQTSISQMIENYLDSLVNSTNKEKNILDIIDKLNPDQNLVADSYKKQNFYEQQHEKYGF
- a CDS encoding protein-disulfide reductase DsbD family protein, which gives rise to MRKLLLAFICLFVSIAYVNAQNAVQFKDTVIRINDTLAELDIHATIQKGAALFSTQKMGSDTSFISSFQPDTSLAKYIRATDTIAEAGTLQTTQDATLDATLHYYTDSVTFKIPLHISSSEEAIVKGKFSWFAKNGDDFPTGEENILVPLVKANTTASNTQNISSTDVTKGNTSLLKIFWIGLGFGLIAVFTPCVFPLIPVTVSFFLKRSKSRSEGIRNAVTYSLSIILIYTVPTFVLTKIFGDSIMYTIATSAVSNLLFFAIFVIFAISFFGAFELTLPSSWATKADSKASKGGIIGIFFMALTLVIVSFSCTGPFIGSLLPQVSSANAQAGLSAVMGILGLSVGLAIPFSLFAFFPSLLHALPKSGGWLNSVKVVFGFVELAMAMKFLSSVDLIYGWHLLNRDVFLSIWIVLSLLTGIYLLGKIKFSHDSDLKFVSIPRLFFAIAFFTFGVYLIPGLWGAPLKSLSGILPPESTQDFNLNDLQYKIGSASNAATASVSTAKAEPPKFLADKIKAPLGLTTYFDLDEGMAAAKALNKPVMLDFTGYSCTNCRKMEGEVWSNPDVLKRLKNDFVIISLYTDEQTSLQPSQVYKDKNGRTIATVGDKYLDYEKTKFGLISQPLYMFLDLKGNPLSDEKYSYDPDIQKFINHLDEVKKKFEEGNK